From one Pseudobdellovibrionaceae bacterium genomic stretch:
- a CDS encoding 23S rRNA (pseudouridine(1915)-N(3))-methyltransferase RlmH, which translates to MRAALLFVQTSKDSWHQDSNQVYLEKISRMLPFDVVAVKSDSSGRKEKDRKITAEDSRLLKVLSPDDWVIAFDEKGKTFSSSREFSQFLVKKLEMGKARVVFIIGGAFGLGPEVRARANEFISLSPLTMNHQVASLVALEQIYRALTIWKGIPYHNE; encoded by the coding sequence ACGAGCAAAGACAGCTGGCATCAGGACTCGAACCAAGTTTACTTGGAAAAAATATCGAGGATGCTTCCCTTTGACGTGGTTGCGGTTAAGTCGGACAGTTCAGGCCGCAAGGAAAAAGACCGCAAGATTACGGCTGAAGACTCGCGCCTGCTAAAGGTACTGTCCCCTGATGACTGGGTCATTGCCTTTGATGAAAAGGGCAAGACGTTCTCATCCTCCAGAGAGTTCTCCCAATTTTTGGTAAAGAAGTTGGAAATGGGAAAGGCTCGCGTGGTTTTTATTATTGGTGGAGCATTTGGACTCGGGCCTGAGGTTCGGGCGAGAGCCAATGAGTTCATCAGCCTGAGTCCCCTAACCATGAACCACCAGGTCGCAAGCCTTGTCGCCCTTGAGCAGATCTATCGTGCTCTGACGATTTGGAAGGGCATTCCTTATCACAATGAATAA
- a CDS encoding outer membrane lipoprotein carrier protein LolA, which produces MIFKATKSMPQMILTLALILMVPLACASAAKDKKEGGEEPEEGISLMAGEESSSAESLQADESEEGPASAAEVEVDKKTKKQLKKRTKGTEKAKVQETEPKVEKAEPEIAPEIASIKEVVKKYQTTRAVGMKVEKKVHLALMDEEKTGKGRLWYSKGRLKMAIAKPEDSLLVMNDDIIWVVSKMPEEFGGAIQVTKMKAAQLKKSNALLAVLFGDEAVWDRFELLKSDTKKGRLTVELKPRKEAHLADVMKVKVQVDNKAKKITEIAYWDELENETLYRFSDVKFGVRLSSGHFKYKPPSNADVTEI; this is translated from the coding sequence ATGATTTTTAAAGCGACAAAATCCATGCCACAGATGATTTTGACTTTGGCTCTGATTCTCATGGTTCCTCTTGCCTGCGCGAGTGCAGCCAAGGACAAAAAAGAAGGGGGCGAGGAGCCCGAGGAGGGGATCAGCCTGATGGCAGGCGAGGAATCCAGTTCTGCGGAGTCTCTGCAAGCGGATGAATCTGAAGAAGGGCCCGCTTCTGCGGCTGAAGTGGAAGTAGACAAAAAGACGAAAAAACAGTTGAAGAAAAGGACTAAAGGGACTGAGAAGGCCAAGGTTCAAGAAACGGAACCTAAGGTCGAGAAAGCCGAACCAGAGATTGCTCCAGAAATCGCATCGATTAAGGAGGTGGTAAAGAAGTATCAAACCACCCGAGCGGTTGGCATGAAGGTTGAAAAGAAAGTTCACCTAGCTCTAATGGACGAAGAAAAGACCGGCAAGGGTCGACTGTGGTACTCAAAGGGACGCTTGAAGATGGCGATCGCCAAACCAGAAGATTCCTTGTTGGTGATGAATGATGACATCATTTGGGTGGTCAGCAAAATGCCAGAAGAGTTTGGCGGCGCCATTCAGGTGACCAAGATGAAGGCGGCCCAGCTAAAGAAGTCCAATGCTCTATTGGCGGTACTTTTTGGCGATGAAGCCGTCTGGGATAGGTTTGAATTGTTGAAATCAGACACGAAGAAGGGCCGCTTGACGGTCGAATTGAAGCCACGGAAGGAAGCTCATCTGGCCGATGTGATGAAAGTAAAAGTTCAGGTAGACAACAAGGCCAAGAAAATTACAGAGATTGCCTATTGGGATGAGTTGGAAAATGAAACTTTGTATAGGTTTTCGGATGTTAAGTTTGGAGTCCGCCTGTCGAGTGGACATTTTAAATACAAGCCTCCGTCAAATGCGGATGTGACGGAAATTTAA
- the rimO gene encoding 30S ribosomal protein S12 methylthiotransferase RimO, with protein MVTGPKQNRGSSKVHFVSLGCPKNLVDSEIMLGSLLSEGYEVSENPEEAETIVINTCGFIEDSKKESIEKILEMAELKNSGKLSRLVVAGCLTQRYKDELVEGLPEADLFVGSGEFQNIARILRESRAGNKEKRFYDLPTYLQEDSAQRINSQPKHRAYLKISEGCKKRCAFCAIPMIRGNLQSRRLGGIVSEAKLLVAGGVKELIVISHDFTDYGWDLKKQSPGAIENPVELLRALSEQSGAEWIRVLYMYPDGATPELVKLIKEKDNLVNYFDMPLQHINNNVLKRMNRRMTREEIEEALERIRIEIPDAVVRTQFIVGYPGETEEEFEELLEFVRQQEFDRVGCFMFSQEENTKAGTLEDQVDEGTKQRRFERLMKVQKEISRRKHKAFIGKTIRVLVEGVSEETELLLQGRHSQQAPEIDGVTYISSGEAHPGDMVDVKITDSHDYDLVGEIVDCDAEG; from the coding sequence ATGGTGACCGGGCCAAAGCAGAATCGCGGATCTTCAAAAGTTCATTTTGTCAGCCTTGGTTGTCCCAAGAACCTGGTTGATTCCGAAATCATGTTGGGTTCGCTGCTCAGCGAAGGCTATGAGGTTTCGGAAAACCCTGAGGAAGCCGAGACGATTGTCATTAATACCTGTGGTTTTATTGAGGACTCAAAAAAGGAATCCATCGAAAAGATCTTGGAAATGGCGGAACTCAAAAATTCGGGCAAGCTCAGTCGCCTGGTGGTGGCGGGATGCTTAACCCAGAGATATAAAGATGAGCTGGTTGAAGGCTTGCCCGAGGCGGATCTCTTTGTGGGCTCTGGGGAGTTTCAAAACATTGCTCGTATTCTGCGCGAGTCGCGTGCGGGCAACAAAGAAAAACGATTTTATGATCTTCCTACTTATTTGCAGGAAGACTCGGCTCAAAGAATCAACTCCCAACCAAAGCACCGGGCCTATCTTAAGATATCTGAAGGGTGCAAAAAACGCTGTGCCTTTTGTGCCATTCCAATGATTAGAGGCAATCTTCAGTCGCGGCGCTTGGGCGGTATCGTCAGTGAGGCCAAGCTTCTGGTGGCTGGAGGGGTTAAAGAGCTGATAGTGATTTCCCATGACTTTACGGATTATGGCTGGGATCTCAAAAAGCAGTCCCCTGGGGCGATTGAAAACCCCGTGGAGCTGTTGCGGGCTTTGTCGGAGCAGTCGGGTGCCGAGTGGATTAGAGTTCTCTACATGTATCCTGATGGAGCCACGCCGGAGCTGGTGAAGCTCATTAAAGAAAAAGACAATTTGGTTAACTACTTCGATATGCCACTTCAACACATTAATAACAATGTCCTGAAGAGAATGAATCGCCGGATGACAAGAGAGGAAATCGAAGAGGCACTGGAGAGAATTCGCATAGAAATTCCGGATGCAGTTGTCCGTACCCAGTTTATTGTCGGCTATCCCGGCGAAACGGAAGAGGAGTTTGAGGAGCTGCTGGAGTTTGTTCGTCAGCAGGAGTTTGATCGCGTGGGCTGCTTCATGTTTTCCCAAGAGGAAAACACCAAGGCTGGAACTCTTGAGGATCAAGTCGACGAGGGAACAAAGCAACGGCGCTTTGAGCGGCTGATGAAGGTACAAAAAGAGATTAGTCGGCGAAAGCACAAGGCCTTCATAGGTAAAACTATTCGAGTTTTAGTCGAAGGAGTCAGCGAAGAGACGGAATTGCTCCTTCAGGGCCGTCATTCTCAGCAGGCGCCTGAGATCGATGGGGTCACTTACATCAGCAGTGGAGAGGCTCATCCCGGAGACATGGTGGATGTAAAGATCACTGATAGCCACGACTATGATCTGGTCGGGGAGATTGTTGACTGCGACGCAGAAGGCTAA
- the hpt gene encoding hypoxanthine phosphoribosyltransferase, with translation MGQLRDNMISYISAAEIDEMVGRLAEEIEQDYQGKDIVLICPLKGSVLFVADLMRKIRLPQTVDFVHLTSPRGQNVKIIKDISMDISNRHVLIIEEIIDAGRTLSFLEQRLIASRPASLKIVALLDKPARRELPIKPDYVGRTIDDRFVIGYGMDSDEKGRNYRDIFIFAQ, from the coding sequence ATGGGCCAACTGCGCGACAATATGATTTCTTACATTTCTGCGGCTGAGATCGATGAGATGGTCGGCCGCCTGGCTGAAGAAATCGAACAGGATTATCAGGGCAAGGATATCGTCCTCATCTGCCCCCTTAAGGGCTCGGTTTTGTTTGTTGCCGATTTGATGAGAAAGATCCGCTTGCCTCAAACTGTGGATTTTGTGCACCTAACCTCTCCCCGAGGTCAAAATGTCAAAATCATCAAAGATATTTCAATGGATATCTCTAATCGCCACGTACTGATAATTGAGGAGATTATTGATGCCGGGAGAACTTTGAGCTTTTTAGAGCAGAGACTTATTGCCTCTCGCCCGGCCTCTCTTAAGATTGTCGCCCTCCTTGATAAACCCGCCCGACGAGAGCTTCCGATTAAGCCGGATTATGTAGGCCGGACCATAGATGATCGGTTCGTCATCGGGTACGGCATGGACTCCGACGAAAAGGGCCGAAATTACAGAGACATCTTTATTTTTGCTCAGTAG
- a CDS encoding tetratricopeptide repeat protein → MNYSDNQDELLSAAKEHFKLNKYSAAEPLLNQLILRGTKTADIFHMLGTIYYDQGKFNKAIRAFRRALEIQPSFTDASIGLSIILNDLGRYDEGRKVFEEAQAMLDRQKTDSDPYINEKLAIKHDELGELYCRYGRTKEGLEQYFKALSLSARKPELTMKIAECFVKLEDFTKAIKELRNLVRDFPAFVTARIRLGQLFYDSGQVPEAVAQWEAVIQREPEHPEAKRLLAQAQSVEVTKNSDLLNL, encoded by the coding sequence ATGAATTACAGCGATAACCAAGACGAGCTTCTTAGCGCGGCCAAGGAGCATTTTAAGCTCAATAAATACTCGGCCGCTGAACCGCTGCTGAATCAGCTCATCCTCAGGGGCACCAAGACTGCTGATATCTTTCACATGCTTGGCACCATCTACTACGATCAAGGCAAGTTCAATAAAGCCATTCGCGCCTTTCGACGGGCCCTGGAGATTCAGCCCTCTTTCACAGATGCGTCTATTGGCCTGAGCATTATTCTCAATGACCTTGGCCGTTATGACGAGGGCCGAAAAGTTTTTGAAGAAGCCCAGGCTATGTTAGATCGGCAAAAGACCGATTCCGATCCTTATATCAACGAAAAGTTGGCCATCAAACATGATGAGCTGGGCGAGCTTTACTGCCGATATGGTCGCACCAAGGAAGGACTTGAACAGTACTTTAAAGCCCTAAGTCTATCCGCGCGCAAACCGGAATTGACCATGAAAATTGCCGAGTGCTTCGTTAAGCTTGAGGATTTCACCAAGGCTATTAAAGAGCTGCGAAATCTCGTTCGCGACTTCCCCGCATTTGTTACAGCTCGTATTCGGTTGGGACAGCTTTTTTATGATTCCGGACAGGTGCCCGAGGCGGTGGCCCAATGGGAAGCTGTTATTCAGCGCGAACCTGAACACCCAGAGGCCAAACGGCTTTTGGCCCAGGCTCAGTCTGTGGAAGTGACAAAAAATTCTGACTTATTAAACCTTTGA
- the bamD gene encoding outer membrane protein assembly factor BamD has protein sequence MKTLSWFTALLALALVSSCSTSEKIDANTAEGSFEYAQRFEKDERYEEAIAQYMDVKNKHPYSKLALEAELRVADIHYKRESYIESQSAYQIFKDFHPRHPKIDYVTFRLAMSYYNQLPETIDRDLSLAGKAILYFNEVIQSFPRSEFVTKANEHKTACLKKLANKELYIADFYFSRDQFDSALGRFEDLLAEYPNLGYEPRALYGAAFSSFKLKDLPKARSLYDRLISQHPDSSEAKKLKDEIGNELQR, from the coding sequence ATGAAAACTCTGTCATGGTTTACAGCCTTATTAGCCCTTGCCCTTGTCTCCTCCTGTTCAACATCCGAAAAGATTGACGCCAATACGGCCGAGGGTTCGTTCGAGTACGCCCAGCGCTTTGAAAAAGACGAGCGCTATGAAGAGGCCATCGCACAATACATGGACGTCAAGAATAAACACCCCTACAGCAAACTGGCTTTGGAAGCCGAACTTCGTGTGGCGGACATTCACTATAAACGAGAAAGTTATATTGAGTCTCAAAGTGCTTATCAGATTTTTAAGGACTTTCATCCCCGTCACCCTAAGATAGACTACGTCACTTTTCGCCTCGCCATGAGCTACTACAATCAGCTTCCTGAAACGATTGACCGGGACCTCTCCTTAGCGGGGAAGGCGATTCTTTATTTCAATGAGGTGATTCAATCCTTTCCTCGAAGTGAGTTTGTCACCAAAGCCAACGAACACAAAACGGCCTGCTTGAAAAAGCTTGCCAACAAAGAACTGTACATAGCTGATTTCTATTTTTCCCGAGACCAGTTCGACAGTGCTCTTGGCCGCTTCGAAGATTTGTTAGCCGAGTACCCAAATTTGGGCTATGAACCCAGAGCTCTTTACGGCGCCGCCTTTAGCTCCTTCAAGTTAAAGGATTTGCCTAAGGCCCGCTCTTTGTACGATCGGTTAATTTCACAGCACCCAGACTCCAGCGAAGCCAAAAAACTAAAGGATGAAATTGGCAATGAATTACAGCGATAA
- a CDS encoding AI-2E family transporter has product MTSKTTFARRLQREQLIRLVSFLGVIGLFFVILLTVENMLVSSLLAFVFSYMLSPVVNFLERKGIHRILAIIIVFALVTLLFGGLVSATFPFISDQVTSLKSELPKYIEGTIRMIEDTEERLASFSGTLFTVDISDQVETTLLGWTSSIFEDLPTLVTKLFTTLILAPFFAFFLLKDGRTFSKILLAMVPNNIFEMVLNLYSQINGQIGQFVRARLLEAAFVGVVVWVGLFVLGARYATLLAIFAALTNLIPYIGPFIGAVPALIIALINGESTLGLFLVMMVYLAAQIVDALFLIPMVVAKIVDLHPITVVIAIIIGAQLMGVLGMLISIPVASALKVTITSVYLHLTGFRT; this is encoded by the coding sequence ATGACGTCAAAAACCACTTTTGCCCGCCGCCTGCAGCGCGAGCAGTTGATCCGCTTGGTTTCCTTCCTTGGCGTGATCGGTCTTTTCTTTGTTATCCTCTTAACCGTTGAGAACATGTTGGTTTCGTCGCTTTTAGCCTTTGTGTTTAGCTATATGCTAAGCCCCGTGGTTAATTTTCTCGAGCGAAAGGGTATCCACCGAATTCTTGCCATTATTATAGTATTTGCTTTGGTGACCCTTTTGTTTGGAGGGTTAGTTTCAGCCACTTTCCCATTTATCTCTGATCAGGTAACAAGCCTCAAGTCAGAGCTGCCCAAGTATATTGAGGGGACTATCCGCATGATCGAAGACACAGAGGAGCGGCTGGCCTCATTTTCCGGCACGCTGTTTACTGTCGACATCAGTGATCAGGTAGAGACCACCCTTCTCGGCTGGACGTCCTCGATTTTTGAAGATCTCCCCACCTTGGTCACTAAGCTGTTTACCACTCTTATTCTGGCTCCGTTTTTTGCCTTTTTTCTCCTCAAAGACGGTCGAACGTTTTCAAAAATTCTTCTCGCCATGGTCCCAAATAATATATTTGAAATGGTGCTAAATCTATATTCCCAGATTAATGGCCAAATCGGTCAGTTTGTTCGCGCCAGACTTCTGGAGGCTGCCTTTGTTGGCGTGGTCGTTTGGGTAGGACTGTTTGTTCTCGGCGCCAGGTACGCAACGCTTTTGGCAATATTCGCCGCCCTCACCAACCTGATTCCCTATATTGGCCCATTCATTGGCGCCGTCCCGGCCCTGATCATCGCCCTGATTAACGGCGAATCCACTCTCGGCCTGTTTTTAGTTATGATGGTCTACCTTGCCGCACAGATTGTGGATGCCCTTTTTCTCATTCCCATGGTGGTGGCCAAAATCGTCGATCTCCACCCAATTACGGTGGTTATTGCGATTATCATCGGAGCACAGCTCATGGGCGTCCTGGGAATGCTGATTTCGATCCCTGTCGCCAGCGCCCTTAAGGTGACTATAACCAGCGTCTACCTTCATTTGACTGGATTTAGAACTTAA